The DNA sequence AAGAACACAGCCCTGCAGGGATCCTGTCACTCCATGTGGTGAGTGACAGTAGGCGATAGAGGTGGGGGCCGAGTCAGACAAATTGGTTCACTACATTGCCTGATTTGTTGaataaaaggggaaaaagttAAGTAACATTGTTGTAAAGATTCAGTTCACCCCTTTGCAATAGGTTGAAGAAACAACAGACATAATAAACACCGGTTACCTTTATTTAGTATATccaaaaaaagcattttgttttatggctttcttttctgtgcctgaTACCTGAATGATGGTGTAGGTGTTACATGTCTATATAGAGTGAGGCCTGTACTGTCTGTTTTAGACCACATAATTTCAGATGTTGTTAATGatggaaaaatattttaataaagtttaaaaatcttcacttgtgttttcttcttatgaaaaaatgtgttaattGAACAGTTGTTACATATAAAGAAATTGGGAACAAGGAAATgtgaatatttgtataaaatacctcatttaagaaagaaaagccTGTAGGCTGCTTTTTAAGGAGATACGTTGTCAGGAGGTTCATATGCACAGCAGATGTCAGTGTTGGGTAAGCACAGATTAAATCTTTACAACACAACTGGAGAACAAGTGAGAGTTAAAGGCTGTGAGGGTTACAAGTGGGCAGTTTCCTTCTTTTGAAAATTACTTCAGGATCaagaattgtttttgtttttttttcataatggcTTCAGTGTACCTGTTACAAATGTGAAAATCCCTAAGAGATTTATAGACTTTTATAGACTTGCAACTATTGCAACaagtttttatataaatatagtaAGTGGATAAATACCTGCCTGGCTAAGGTGCTTGGACAGTTTGTGGAATGTGTGACGTGTCAGTGAGTGTGGCTTGTGAGTTCACTAATAGTATTACAGGCAAGAAATTTACCACACGAGACTGCTCTTAATCTAATtttcatgtaaaaaaacaaaaaatgtgtgtatgtatttgtTCTTTTTCCACCGGCCCAAAAATTGGACAGGTCATAGAGACTGTTAAAAGAGTACTGTATGAGCTTTATTACTGATATAACTGTCAAGTGAACTGAGGCAGTCACAGATTGTACTCATGCTTGGTCCTACAGGATTATCACAATTTGTATAAATACTCTTAAAACACAAAGTATTCATGCTGCTATAAACTAGGAACCTTCAAGCTTTGaaaatatatactgtatacaCTTTGTGGTGCACCATTTGGACCTGACGTAAcatgttaaaatgtctttaaaaagatCTTGAAATCCAAGTGCACGTCACagaaaaggttttttgtttgtttcgttcccaccaccttttttttttttttttttaaacacaccaACCAAATGGTTACGCATTGCTGGATTACCAATAGCGGGCTAGTCTAAACGGATAAACAACAGGGATAAAGCTTCTGTCCAACCAGCTGAACTAAGACTGGAGAATAACCAGAAAGGGAACGGGAAGAGGAGCGACAACGTGTGGAGCTCCATCACTTCCCAAAAGATAAAAAGGTAGGACGACGCAGTTTTGTGTTTTACTCACCACTTCAGTTTAATCAAAGAAAGTAGTTAGTTTAAATGTGAATATTAAAAACTTAAGCTATGCAGAAATGGACTTTTAAGTTTTATCTGATTATAAAGTTACACTGATTGAGATTTAAACAGTTATTAGCAAATTTAGTAAACCACATGtcataaaaaacaagaaaacatattttagaaatctgtcaaaaaccagttaaaaacaaaaaacttacgTTGTCATTTATTAGGCTAATAGCAAActgatttcatgtttttgtaCCCACATTTGAAATGGGACACTAGAGAAGTCCCTGAGAAGTCACAAAATTAATCAAGCATTTAGCATTCAGTTGGAAAATTACTGTAATTTGGcatcaaaaataataatgtggtttattatttttttctgcttttttgtaaaacagCAAATTTGAACATTTGTGGATAACCAAAATAATTATATTCtagcattaaaaatatcattACGGTGAAAGAGCTTGTACACACTGGTGGATTAACGATTACAGAAACATAAGAAATCAATTTGGTAATTACCAATATTGTTAATTTAGGGCAGCTGTAGCATAAACCTTGCACTgacatctctctctttctgagAGAGTGTTCTGATTCAGAAAATGTAATTATAACTCTACTTGCTAACTTAATTTATCCCAAATGTAACAAGATTTGAACAAGTATTAGTTTTTCCACACAATAAATATTTTGGATACCTTAAGCCACAGAAGTTTTTATGTTACAGTAATAAGCCTGCAGACTAATTAGTTTTCAGCAATCCCAAGCAGATCCGTTACGGGTATTAAAATTATGCTTCAAAAACATctcgtcccccccccccccccacactcACTGGGTTTTACTCCATCACAAAtgccttttctttcttccttaaGAGTATTATCCAAAGATTTATCACGTGCCCATAGCAGCCAAAGCAGTTTTGTATTAGGGGCACCCTTCAATTATGGCTCTCACTGAACAAATTCATTGTGTCAAATAGCTGTCTAaaagatgaaataaaacaatataaagctTCAATAAAAACCTAATTATTGTGGAATTGAGACAAAATCGGTTTTGCAACATTCCTGAAACGTATCAATGTATTTCTGATTTACATTCTCTTCTCTGAAAACTGTATTTGAGAGCTTTCCATGTCAGTACATACTAACATGTTATTTCAGCAGGCATCAAGTTCTCACAGTGACTGAAAAACTACTTCTAGTCCTGAAGGCATCATGGATACACAGTTTGTGTATGACCTTTTAGGGTAAGAAATACCAAAACTAAACTTTGACTTCTTGATTTCTTTGCTAGCTGTAGTCATACCTTACCATACCTTTGAACCTCCAAACTCACAGATGCAGATGTGACAGTCAAATACTTAACATTCTTATTACATATTCTTTGATCTCTTTTAGGGAAAATGCTTGGTTATACATCTCTGCTACCTTCATTGTGTTGTGGATTGTCGGGTGGCTCTACAGAGACAGCCTGGAGATTGAGGATTTCAAaaataagtatgtctttgttaCTGGCTGTGACACGGGGTTTGGAAACCTGCTGTGTAAGAAACTGGATCGTAAAGGTTTCCGTGTACTAGCTGGCTGTCTCACAGAAAAGGGAGCTGATGATCTGAAAAGAGTGGCAGGGCCTTATCTGAAGACTGTCCTGCTGGATGTGACCAGTCAGGATAGCATTGAAAAAGCAATGGAGTGGACCAAGCAAGAGGTTGGCGATAAGGGTGAGAGATGATTTCCTACAGTTACATATACAATTGTAGGACATTATTAGATCACACAAGGCAAGCctgtaaacaaaacacaacatatttttttccttgttttgtctttttatttgctttgtagGACTTTGGGGTCTTGTGAACAATGCTGGACGTTCATTACCCATGGGTCCATCAGAGTGGATGAAAGTGGAGGATTTCCACAGCACACTGAAAGTAAACATGAATGGAGTGATTGCCATGACAATGACCTTCCTACCCCTCATCAAACAGGCTCGTGGCCGTATTGTAAATGTAGCATCAGTGCTTGGTAGGGTGGCAGCAAATGGTGGTGGATACTGCATTTCCAAGTTTGCAGTAGAATCTTTCTCTGACTGCCTCAGGTAAGACTCATTTAAAGGGCTGCTGCAACCATATATATTAGCTTAAGGACCCAGTTGGTACTTTCTTCTTATTTAGAAAGACAGACAGTGTATCATAATTAGAAAGTTAGTATGGGTGATaaagttttattacattttcagTGATAAAAAAAGACCATCAGTAAATTACAGAGTGCAGTAAAATGCACACCATCTAACCAATTGTACAAATAGACCAAATTTGGCCACAGCATGCCTCAGAAAAGGATTTTTGGTTCTGAGGCCAAACGGGGGGAAATGTTT is a window from the Pelmatolapia mariae isolate MD_Pm_ZW linkage group LG5, Pm_UMD_F_2, whole genome shotgun sequence genome containing:
- the rdh5 gene encoding retinol dehydrogenase 5 → MDTQFVYDLLGENAWLYISATFIVLWIVGWLYRDSLEIEDFKNKYVFVTGCDTGFGNLLCKKLDRKGFRVLAGCLTEKGADDLKRVAGPYLKTVLLDVTSQDSIEKAMEWTKQEVGDKGLWGLVNNAGRSLPMGPSEWMKVEDFHSTLKVNMNGVIAMTMTFLPLIKQARGRIVNVASVLGRVAANGGGYCISKFAVESFSDCLRRDIHYFGIKVCIVEPGFFKTAVTSLEPIERELHRLWNQLSPEVKASYGDKYLDKYIKTQRLIMNAVCDSDLTKVTNCMEHALSAAYPRTRYSAGWDAKLVWIPLSYMPSFVVDIALKLVLPRPSKSV